In a single window of the Rhineura floridana isolate rRhiFlo1 chromosome 3, rRhiFlo1.hap2, whole genome shotgun sequence genome:
- the LOC133381429 gene encoding zinc finger protein 397-like: MAAEPGGEFAAASLDLRLQTAPEEGVKPGTKAEQVGLAEPKPEMELEGTGGPSPATQRGTAGLHLGWAEPQRIKQEPEEELSSQQWEAQWQEFLQTVQSCGAEGDPRLPGTLPWGEAKSRMPSFEGAPADSRWAGEAESETRLPPGTARQASSRPDAAGEGDVGQTTDIKTEDAVGSEAQRRLFRQLCYRDAQGPREVYGRLWELCHQWLMPERLTKEQILDLVILEQLLAVLPSEMGSWVTERGCESCLEAVALAEDFLLRQREDEKSEQLGLGTIEEVVVCAPKGENALLDPGRRVEHRDVVQENNEDKAPLDCGQVNECRAKNGQLESPTRVESLQRTFQKRTAKVPSWREEQEKTSENQQRPKRQQRNRPKNRISKSISCADYLLRQRFHTVKKPHRCSYCGKIFSGRSHLIIHERTHTGEKPYNCSACGKNFSRNSHLIVHKRTHTGDKPYKCSYCSKTFSHKSLLIKHERTHTGEKPYKCSYCGKTFRQRSCLTIHERTHTGEKPYKCSVCGKSFTCNSHLVEHGRTHTGEKPYKCSACGKDFRCNSQLVRHRRTHTGEKPYKCSICGKSSSYKSDLIRHERTHTREKPYQCTKCGWGFIWKSQLVSHQRMHNEEKPWHRHQVTLGKAFVITHFT, translated from the exons ATGGCTGCAGAGCCCGGGGGAGAATTCGCAGCGGCTTCCCTGGATCTCCGTCTTCAGACAGCTCCAGAGGAAGGTGTGAAGCCAGGGACGAAAGCCGAGCAGGTGGGATTGGCAGAgcccaaaccagagatggagctGGAAGGAACAGGAGGCCCCTCTCCTGCCACCCAGAGGGGGACGGCGGGACTGCATCTCGGCTGGGCAGAGCCGCAACGCATCAAACAAGAACCAGAGGAGGAACTGTCGTCACAGCAATGGGAAGCCCAATGGCAGGAGTTCCTTCAGACAGTGCAGTCCTGTGGAGCAGAAGGAGACCCACGTCTTCCGGGGACTCTGCCGTGGGGTGAGGCTAAGTCTCGCATGCCCTCCTTCGAGGGAGCACCAGCCGACAGCCGGTGGGCTGGAGAAGCAGAGAGTGAAACCAGACTCCCACCTGGAACAGCCCGGCAAGCCAGTTCCAGGCCAGACGCCGCAGGCGAGGGAGACGTCGGGCAAACGACAGACATCAAGACGGAGGACGCCGTCGGCTCAGAGGCCCAGCGCCGGCTCTTCAGGCAGCTCTGCTACCGGGATGCCCAGGGGCCTCGAGAGGTTTACGGCCGGCTCTGGGAGCTTTGCCACCAGTGGCTGATGCCGGAGAGGCTCACGAAGGAGcagatcctggacctggtgattCTGGAGCAGCTCCTGGCTGTCCTGCCCTCGGAAATGGGGAGCTGGGTGACAGAGCGAGGCTGCGAGAGCTGCCTGGAGGCCGTGGCCCTCGCGGAGGATTTCCTCCTGAGGCAGCGAGAGGATGAGAAATCGGAACAGCTG GGATTGGGGACCATTGAAGAGGTGGTAGTATGTGCCCCTAAAGGAGAAAACGCCCTGCTGGATCCAGGCCGAAGAGTCGAGCACAGGGATGTTGTGCAGGAGAATAATGAAGACAAGGCGCctttgg ATTGTGGACAGGTGAATGAATGCAGAGCGAAAAACGGTCAGCTCGAAAGCCCCACGCGAGTGGAGTCTTTGCAGAGGACCTTCCAAAAGAGAACAGCAAAGgtgccttcctggagggaggagcaggaaaAGACTTCTGAGAATCAACAgagaccaaaaaggcagcagagaAACCGCCCAAAGAACAGAATAAGCAAATCCATTTCTTGTGCAGACTACCTTCTGCGACAGAGATTCCACACAGTGAAGAAACCTCATCGGTGCTCTTACTGCGGGAAAATCTTCAGTGGTAGATCACACCTTATTATTCATGAGAGAACCCATACTGGGGAGAAACCCTATAATTGCTCTGCATGTGGGAAGAATTTTAGTCGCAATTCACACCTTATCGTCCATAAAAGAACTCACACTGGGGATAAACCATACAAGTGCTCTTACTGTAGCAAAACATTCAGTCATAAATCTCTCCTTATtaaacatgaaagaacccacacaggggagaaaccctatAAGTGTTCCTACTGTGGGAAAACCTTCAGACAGAGGTCCTGCCTTACGATACAtgagagaacccacacaggggagaaaccatacaagtGCTCAgtctgtgggaagagcttcacttGCAACTCGCACCTTGTTGAACATGGAAgaactcacactggggagaaaccctaCAAGTGCTCTGCCTGCGGGAAGGACTTCAGATGCAATTCGCAACTCGTTAGACATCGGAGAACCCACACGGGAGAGAAACCGTACAAATGTTCCATCTGTGGCAAGAGCTCCAGTTATAAATCAGACCTTATTAGGCACGAGAGAACCCACACACGGGAAAAACCCTATCAGTGCACTAAGTGTGGCTGGGGCTTTATTTGGAAATCACAGCTCGTTAGTCATCAGCGAATGCACAATGAAGAAAAGCCTTGGCACAGGCATCAGGTCACTCTGGGGAAAGCTTTTGTCATCACTCACTTCACATGA
- the LOC133378930 gene encoding mamu class II histocompatibility antigen, DR alpha chain-like, with the protein MTSEYPEDPVELGDPNVFICFMDRFSPLVLNITCLKNNGVVSQGMEETSFYPSVDNTFCKFSYLPFVPEQRDFYICQVEHWDLPEGSTEKIWYSKAPSPIPEMMENVLCAVGLAVGILGIIAGTICLV; encoded by the exons atgacctctgag TACCCGGAAGACCCCGTGGAGCTGGGGGACCCCAACGTCTTCATCTGCTTCATGGACCGCTTCTCTCCCTTGGTGCTGAACATCACCTGCCTGAAGAACAACGGGGTGGTctcgcagggcatggaggagaccAGCTTCTATCCCAGTGTGGACAACACCTTCTGCAAGTTCTCCTACCTCCCCTTCGTCCCGGAGCAGAGGGACTTCTACATCTGCCAGGTGGAGCACTGGGACCTCCCCGAGGGGAGCACGGAGAAGATCTGGT attCCAAGGCTCCATCTCCCATCCCTGAGATGATGGAGAACGTGCTCTGTGCCGTGGGCTTGGCTGTTGGCATTCTGGGCATCATCGCTGGCACCatctgtttggtttaa